The sequence TGTTATTTGTTCTCATGTTGATAATGGATTAAAATATAAAATTGCTATCATACATTCTGATAATTTAGAAGATGCCGTTAAATTAAAGGATCTAATTGAAAGTAATATAAAATACGATCATTTGATTTTTTCAGAATTAAGTTCTATATCAGCATATAATTTAGGTTTAGGAGCAATAGGTCTAGTTTTATATCCCGTTTAACTATAGCAAAGATATTAGGAGGTCCCTTCCATGAGTGTATTTGATATTATCGGCCCGGTAATGATTGGGCCATCTAGTTCCCATACAGCAGGTGCAGTAAGGTTAGGTAAAATGGCGAGAACTATTGCCAATGAGCCTATTAGTCATTGTGATATTTTCTTATATGGTTCTTTTGCCAAAACCTATAAAGGTCATGGAACAGATTTAGCTTTAATAGCAGGGTTATTAGGTTTTGATACCGATGATGAAAAAATTAAGGATTCATTTATATTGGCACGGAAACAGCAACTTACCTATCGTTTTATTGAAAGTAATAAAAAAGGTTATCATCCTAATACCGTTGAATTTCACATTGAAACTAAAAGTGGTCAAAGGTATAGAATTGTTGGTTCTTCTATAGGTGGAGGAAATATAATTATTACTGAACTTGATAATTTCAAGGTAAAACTCACGGGAACATATTTTACACTAATTATTCCCCATGAAGATCGCTATGGAATAATTTCAAAAATAACCAGTGAAATAGCAAAGGATCAGGTTAATATAGCCTATATGCGGGTAATTAGGGAACAAAAAGGGGTAAGGGCATTAATGGTAATAGAAACAGATCAGCAAGTATCCCAAAGTTGTTTAGATAATATGTTAAAACTCGATGGTGTACTAAAAGTATCTTTTATTAACCCAATTTAGAAAGGATGTTATTATGCACTTCCCAGATAATCTAAAAGACATGCTAATTAAAGCAAAAGAAATGAATTGTTCCTTATCAGATTTAGTTATTAAAATTGAAAGTGAAAAGGCCGAAAAGTCTACAGAGGAAATTTTCCAAAAAATGATGGGTTATTGGAAAATAATGAAAGAGGGTATTAACAAAGGAATAGAAGAAAATATTAAATCAGTATCTGGGTTAACGGGAGGAGATGCTAAAAAATATCATTTAGAAAATAAAGGTTTATTAGGAGAAATTGCTCAAAAAGCTGTTGCTTATTCTATGGCTATGGCAGAAGTTAATGCGGCTATGGGTAAAATTGTAGCAACTCCTACAGCCGGCTCTTGTGGTATTTTGCCAGGAGTTTTACTTTCAATTTCTGAAGCTAAAAAAATAGAAGACGATAAAGTTGTGAAATCTTTATTTACAGCTGCATATATTGGGCATGTTATTGCTAAGAAAGGTACTGTGGCAGGAGCTGAAGGGGGATGTCAAGCAGAGTGTGGTAGTGCTGCAGCTATGGCTGCCGCTGCTGTGGTGGAATTATTAGGAGGGGAATTAGAAAATATTTTAGATGCTGTAGCTATTGCTTTACAAAGTATTATGGGATTGGTCTGTGATCCTGTCGCTGGTTTAGTGGAAATTCCCTGTATAATCCGTAATGGGAGCTGTGCCGTTACAGCAGTAATGGCTGCTGATTTAGCTTTAGCGGGGGTAAAAAGTGTTATTCCTGCTGATGAGGTAATTTCCGCTATGGCGGAAGTTGGTAGTCTTCTACCAGTAGAATTAAGGGAAACATCTATGGCAGGTCTAGCAAATACACCGACGGCAAGGGCTATAGAAGAAAAGCTTGGAGGTTAGATAAAATAGAAAAAAGCGAGATAATTTTCAAATCTCGCTTTTTTTATTTTTTTATTAGTTATTGTTATCATTTCCACTTGTGGAAAACACTTCTAGCATACATCTATTTAATCAGTGTAATAATAAAAATACCAAGGAAAAAGGAGGTGAACACAAATGGCACGTAAAAGAAGAAGACGTAGTTTGGTTCCCCAAGCTGAACAAGCTCTAGATCGTTACAAATATGAAATAGCTTCTGAATTAGGTTTAACTAACCAAATTCAAACTGGTGGATGGAATAACCTAACCACTAGACAAGTAGGCCAAATTGGTGGTCAAATGGTTAAAAGAATGATTCAAGATGCAGAACAACAACTTCAAGGAAAACAATACTAATTTAAATAAAAAATTAACAAAGGAGGTGTAAAAATAGATGGCAACTATGAATCCTAATACTAGTGAAAGACAACAAGGGTTTTCAGAACAGCAAATATTAGTACCACAAGCTGAGCAAGCTCTAGAAAATCTTAAAAACGAGATTGCTTCAGAACTTGGATTATCTCAAAAAATCCAATCTGTTGGTTATGCCAACATGACTCCTTATGAAGTAGGTAAAATTGGTGGCCAAATGGTTAAGAGAATGATTGAAATGGTTGAAAACCAAATGGCCAATAAGTAAATTGGTATGAAAAGGGTGCTCTTTTGAGCATCCTTTTTTTTTTGACCCACAACTATAATTCATAATTATACCGGCGGTGGGGGCCGCCGGTCTGGGAGAGGAGAAACCGGAGGAAGAGTTATGGGGAAATGGTTTGTTTTTTGCTGCAAAGATTAGTGTGTTTTAAAATTTAACCTTTGCTGCATCTCCGGTTCATTATATATATTTCCTTTTTTTAAGTTATTTATTCAAAAAAAATAAAAAAATCTTTTTAGTTATTTGCTAGATTTAAAGGAAATATGGTAAAATTAGCAAAGGTGATGTTTATGAGAGTAATAGCAGGAGAAAAAAGGGGATTTCCACTAAAAAGTCCAAAAGGCTTAAATACTAGACCTACATCAGATAAAATTAAAGGAGCTATCTTTAATAGTTTAGCAAATTACGTAGATTTTATTGATAAAAAAGCTATAGATTGTTTTGCGGGAACAGGAGCTTTAGGAATAGAGTTTTTAAGTAGAGGAGGAAGTTATTGTACTTTCTATGAATTGAATTCACAGTCTTTAAATTGTATTAAAGATAATTTGAAAAAAACTGATTATGAAAATAAAAGTAAAGTTGTTAAAGGTAATGTAATAACACATCTAACTAAAACTTCAGAAAAATACCATTTGTTTTTTGTAGACCCTCCATATAACCAAGGTTTATCTCAAAAAGTAATTGATTTAGTTGTAGCTAAAGATTTACTTTTAAAAGATGGAGCTATAGTTATAGAAACAGATAAAAAAGAAAATCTTGATATTGCAAATCACTACTTTATTCTTGCAAATGAAAAAAATTATGGTGACACTAAAATTACTATTCTTTTAAGGAGTTGATGTAAATGAAGAGGGCAGTATACCCAGGTAGTTTTGACCCAATTACAAAGGGGCATTTAGATATTATTAAAAGGGCTAGTAAAATTTTTGATGAAGTTATTGTTGCTGTTGCTACTAATTCCAGTAAGAAACCTTTATTTACTATAGAAGAAAGAATAGAAATAATAAATAAGGTAGTTCAAGACTACCCAAATGTAAAAGTTGATACTTTTAATGGTTTATTAGTGGAATATTGTTCTAATAAAGAAGCTTATGTCATTATTAAAGGGTTAAGGGCGGTATCGGATTTTGAATATGAATTTCAAATGGCTTCAATAAACAAAAAATTGAAAGAAAATATAGAAACCCTTTTCATGATGACAAATACAAAGTATTCTTATTTGAGTTCTAGTTTAGTTAAAGAAATAGGAAGGTTAAATGGTTCCATAGAAGACCTCGTTCCTCAAGAAATAATACCTATTATATTAAAGAAACTTAATTCTTTACAGTAAAGTAGGCAATTTTAATAGATTTATATACCAAGATGATTGTAAAAAATAGAAATAGTAATATTAAAGGAATAAAAAGTAAGGTAATTCTTGATAAGATAAATGACAGTGAAAAGGTAGGGGTTTGGGTTAGAAAAACAGGTAAACTTGTAGGAAGTACATTTATTATACCAAATTTAACCAGTAAATAGGTGTATGTTGCGGCAAAGAATCCATGGAAAATTCGAGCAAATATAAAGGGTTTAATATTTAAGTCTGTATGACTTACCATACTTGCCACTTGAGCTATAACTGAAATACCACTAAAAGCAATAATAAATCCCACTGCCACAAGTTGAGATAATGGTGCAACATCACTGATGGCAGCTTTTTGACAACCTATGGTAACTTCAAAAATCCCGCTTATATAGGCTACTATTAAGTTGAAAGTAGCACCTAAAGGTTCAAAAAATCTTAACAAAATAGTAGCTAAAAAACCTACTAAACCGATTTTTAATAGAACCCTAATCAATACAGAAAATAAAATAATAAAACCACCAATAGCTAACATGGTAGAGACGGATTTTCTAATTGCATCTCCCAATAACTTACCAATTGGTCTACCATCTTCTTCTCGGGCTTTTTTTAAATTTATTAAAGCCCTTAATAGAATATTTTGTTTTTTAGAGAATTTATCCTTTATATCAGATCTATCATTTCTTTTATAAAAAGACATTAGGATCCCAACTGTAAAGCTAGAAAGGTAGTGGGCAGCGGCAATTAGCATTCCATATTCTACTTTGTGAAACATACCTACAGCTACTGCCCCAAACATGAATAGTGGATCAGCGGTATTAGTAAATGACATTAGTCGTTCACCTTCAGTTTTATTGCAAAGACCTTTATGGCGGAGTTCACCGGTTAAAATAGAACCAATAGGGAATCCAGATGCAAGACCAACGGCCATGACAAAGGAGCCTGCCCCTGGTACATTAAAAATAGGGCGCATAATTGGTTCTAATAAAACCCCCATAAAGTGTACTACTCCCACTCCCATAAGCAATTCTGCAGCGATAAAAAAAGGAAGTAGAGCAGGAAAAACTACATTGAACCATAGATTTAAACCATCTTTTGCAGCACTAAAAGCATCTTCAGGGTATAAAACCATTGAAATAGCTAAAAATACTGTACAAAAAGCTCCCAAATAAATTAATATATCTTTTTTCCTCATATCATCCTCTCCTATAAATTAGTCTCTTCTAATCATATTTTAAAAAAATTATAAGTATGCATCTTTTTATTCGCTAAAAAAGGTAATAAAATTGGATGTTTATATCATAACTTATGTTAGGTGGTGGTAAACTTGAAGAAGGATAGGCCTAGAGTTGGTTTAGCTTTAGGAGCAGGTGCTGCGAGAGGTCTGGCCCATATAGGAGTCTTGAGGGTTTTAACAGAGAACAATATTCCTATAGATTATATTGCTGGAACTAGTATGGGTGCTTTAATAGGCAGCTTATATGCTGTGGGGATTTCCCCTAATATGATAGAAAAGTTAGCCACTAACCTTTCAAATTCTTCTTGGGTTGATTTGACATTACCTAGAAAAGGACTAATTGCAGGAGAAAGAATAGAAGAAATGCTAAGACTTCTTACTAGGGGATGTAATATTGAAGAAACTAAAATACCTCTGAAGTTGGTGGCTACAGATATAAAAAATGGAGAAAGGGTAATAATAGATCAAGGGCCTTTATATAAAGCTATCCGAGCTAGTATTAGTATTCCTGGAATTTTTAAACCAGTAGAATACTTAGATCGTCTTTTAGTTGATGGAGCTTTAGTTGACAGGGTACCAGCTTCTATAGTGAGGGAAATGGGAGCAGATTTGGTAATTGCAGTAGATGTAAATACCTTTAAACCAACAATTGATGTTCATAATATTTTTGATATTCTTTTACAAACCTTTGATATTATGGAAAGGGAATTAGTAAAATATAAAAAAATAGATGCTGATATTCTTATTCAACCTAAGGTAATGGATATTGGAGCAATGCAGTTTTCTAAAGTTGATGAAGGAGTAATGGCAGGGGAGGAAGCTTGTAAGAAGGTATTAAGTAAAATTAAAGAAAAGCTAGGGATGGAGGAGTTAAATGAAAAACAATAGAATTATTAAAAAAATTTCTCTGGCGATATTAATTATTTCTTTAGTAGTTTTCTTATTATTAGGAGATACCGGTTATTTAGCGGTATTTCCAGGATCAGCAATTTTGGTAGAAGAGTTGGTAGAAGTAGAAGGTTATCCCCTTCAAAATGGTGATTTTTACTTATTAACGGTAAGTCAACAAAAGGCATCACCAGTTTTATTTTTATACGGCCTTTTATCTCCAAAGACGGATCTTTATAAAAGGGAAGCTGTTATTCCTCCTGATATGGATTTGGAGGAGTATTATGAATTATCTAAAGAAATGATGGTTAACAGTCAAATCAAAGCAAAATATGTTGCTTTAAAACATTTAGATTATGATGTTAAAATTACTTCTGAAGGGGTTTTAGTAGAAGGGGTATTGCAAACAGGAACAGCTTACGGTTTATTACAAGAAGGAGACTTGATATTAGCTATTGATGGTGAAGAAGTGTTCTTTGATGAACAAGTAATAAGAGAAATAAGAAATAAAAAAATAGGGGAAAGTATTAATATTAAAATTAATAGGGATGGTAAAATATTAGAAATAGATGTACCTGTAGGGGTAAATCAGTCATCACCAGAGACTCCTGCTTTAGGAATTTGGGTAAGAAATAAAAAATTAAAGCTAGATTCTCCCTTGGATATAAAGATCAATACTGGAAATATAGGGGGACCTTCAGCGGGAATTATGTTTGTTTTGGAAATATATAATCGCTTAACGGCAGAGGATATAACAAGTGGGTTAAGTATAGCAGGAACTGGAGAAATACGTTGGGATGGAACAATTGGTCCTATTGGAGGGATGAAACAAAAGGTCTTTGCAGCAGAAAAAAAAGGGGCAGATCTTTTATTCTGTCCCGTAGAAAATTACCCTGAAGCCAAAAGATATGCAAAAAAGATTGAAGTTATACCTGTCTCTAGTTTAGAAGAAGTGTTAGATTATTTGAAAAATAAATAATTAAATGAAGAAGATTTAAGTTAAAATAACGGCATTTTGGGTATACTCTAAGCCTAAGGTAAATTTTTTATAAAAGAACTTGGAATAAATATTTGTTGCAGAATTCTCGAATAGTAATTGTCTTTTTTCAACGGTTCCATTATTAAATTCTTTTAATAGTTTGTTATAATTTAAAGAATAAGGAACATTGCAGTTGCTCTTTAAAGATTTCAAAAGATTTAGCCCTTCTGGAGAACATCCAAGGATCCGTAAATAATTACCAGGGTATTCATTAGATTCTAATAGTAATTCCTCATTTAATTTTAAAATAAAATGGAGAATGATTCGAGAAATTCTACTTTTAGCAAATCTTTTTGAACGTACTAATCCAATAAGCTCACTAATGTTAGAACTTTCTATAGCCTTTTGAAAAATTCTATTTTCTAGGCCTACTTCAACTCTAGCCAATTCTTTTAATCCTTCTGTACCTTCTCGTAGTAAAAGGTGATAGAAAAATTCAGACATTTGATCCAAACTTGCCGGTATTTGTTGTTTATTTAAAGTATTAATTAAAATTTGGTAACTTGAATTAGGAATATATTTTTTTATAGTGGGATTATTGTTTTTTATTAAAGGTCTAAGGGCTGTAGCACTGGCTACAGCTATTTCATTTTGAGGTAAAATGGGGTCATTATAATTATTATTAAATCTCTTAATAGTATCAACATTGATAGGGAGTTTTTTCCTCAAAATTTCTTTAAGATATTCTATAGCTAAAATATTATTAGAACCTTTTAATATTTCTTCATCATTAAGTAATTGTTTTAACCCCTCACTGTAGCTAATTCCCTTTTTTAATATTTCTTTGATCATCCCCTTTTGTTCAAGGTCTAATAACTTTTGAGCAATAGCTTTTAAACTGTTAATATCACCTTTTTCTGAGCCGAAAACTAGATGGGTTACTATTCCGGTGTTAGCTAAGATATTTACTGCACCTTTTGCAAATCCTTCAGCACTTTGAGTTGCATAGACTGTTGGTAATTCAATAACTAAATCAACACCATTATTGAGGGCAATTTCTGTTCTTGCCCACTTATTAATTATAGCAGGTTCACCCCGCTGTACATAGTTACCACTCATTACCCCTACTACATATTTGCAACCTGTAAGTTCTTTTGCTTTTTCTAGATGGTATAAATGACCATTATGAAATGGATTATATTCTATAATTACACCTAAAACCTTTTCCATCATTATCACCTTTTCTGATTTTTATTTTATAGATTAAGTTAATTATAGCATAAGTTATCCCTTTTTATTAAATACTATATCTACATAAAAGTTAAAGGTTTTTATTGCTTTTGTGAGTAGAGAGATAATTATTTTAATAAAAATTTAACGGATAATACTTGAAAAACCTGTCCATAACTAATAGAATAATATAGGGATTGTTGTAATAAAAATTAAGGAGGTTAATACATTGAAAATTTTAGTAGTAAACTGTGGAAGTTCTTCATTAAAGTATCAATTGTTTGATATGAATGGAGAACAAGTATTAGCAAAAGGTATTGTAGAGAGAATTGGAATTGATGGGGTTTTAGTACATCAAAAAGGTGAAGGTGATAAAGTAAAAATTCCTAATAACATACCAAATCATAAAGTAGCAATTGAGCTAGTAATTAATACTTTGACTGATAAAGAATTAGGAGTTTTACAGGATATTACTGAAATTGAGGCAGTAGGACACAGAGTTGTTCATGGTGGTGAAGCATTTTCCCAGTCAGTTCTTATTGATGACTCTGTAATGGCGACTTTAAATAAATGTATTGAATTAGCACCATTACATAACCCGCCAAACATAATGGGTATAGAAGCTTGCGCCCAAGTATTACCAGGGGTTAAGCAAGTAGCAGTTTTTGATACTGCTTTTCATCAAACAATGCCTAAAAAGTCTTTTATTTACAGTTTGCCATATGAAGCCTATGAAAAATATTCTATAAGAAGATATGGTTTCCATGGTACTTCCCATAAATATGTAGCACAACAAGCTGCAAATCTTTTAGGTAAAGATTTAAAAGATCTTAAAATAATTACATGTCATTTAGGTAACGGAGCGAGTATTACCGCTATTGATGGTGGAAAATCTGTA comes from Anaerobranca gottschalkii DSM 13577 and encodes:
- the sdaAA gene encoding L-serine ammonia-lyase, iron-sulfur-dependent, subunit alpha is translated as MHFPDNLKDMLIKAKEMNCSLSDLVIKIESEKAEKSTEEIFQKMMGYWKIMKEGINKGIEENIKSVSGLTGGDAKKYHLENKGLLGEIAQKAVAYSMAMAEVNAAMGKIVATPTAGSCGILPGVLLSISEAKKIEDDKVVKSLFTAAYIGHVIAKKGTVAGAEGGCQAECGSAAAMAAAAVVELLGGELENILDAVAIALQSIMGLVCDPVAGLVEIPCIIRNGSCAVTAVMAADLALAGVKSVIPADEVISAMAEVGSLLPVELRETSMAGLANTPTARAIEEKLGG
- a CDS encoding YlbL family protein, with protein sequence MKNNRIIKKISLAILIISLVVFLLLGDTGYLAVFPGSAILVEELVEVEGYPLQNGDFYLLTVSQQKASPVLFLYGLLSPKTDLYKREAVIPPDMDLEEYYELSKEMMVNSQIKAKYVALKHLDYDVKITSEGVLVEGVLQTGTAYGLLQEGDLILAIDGEEVFFDEQVIREIRNKKIGESINIKINRDGKILEIDVPVGVNQSSPETPALGIWVRNKKLKLDSPLDIKINTGNIGGPSAGIMFVLEIYNRLTAEDITSGLSIAGTGEIRWDGTIGPIGGMKQKVFAAEKKGADLLFCPVENYPEAKRYAKKIEVIPVSSLEEVLDYLKNK
- a CDS encoding alpha/beta-type small acid-soluble spore protein, giving the protein MATMNPNTSERQQGFSEQQILVPQAEQALENLKNEIASELGLSQKIQSVGYANMTPYEVGKIGGQMVKRMIEMVENQMANK
- a CDS encoding alpha/beta-type small acid-soluble spore protein; this encodes MARKRRRRSLVPQAEQALDRYKYEIASELGLTNQIQTGGWNNLTTRQVGQIGGQMVKRMIQDAEQQLQGKQY
- a CDS encoding acetate/propionate family kinase codes for the protein MKILVVNCGSSSLKYQLFDMNGEQVLAKGIVERIGIDGVLVHQKGEGDKVKIPNNIPNHKVAIELVINTLTDKELGVLQDITEIEAVGHRVVHGGEAFSQSVLIDDSVMATLNKCIELAPLHNPPNIMGIEACAQVLPGVKQVAVFDTAFHQTMPKKSFIYSLPYEAYEKYSIRRYGFHGTSHKYVAQQAANLLGKDLKDLKIITCHLGNGASITAIDGGKSVDTSMGFTPLEGLTMGTRCGDIDPAIVFYLMKKMDLDFDGINDYLNKKSGVLGISGVSSDFRDIESAAAEGNERAQLALDVFIHKVKKYIGAYTAVLGGVDAIVFTAGLGENSPETREAVLKGFEYLGLEIDTEKNKVRGKAVNFSKEGSKVQALVIPTNEELMIARDTQAIVKK
- the rsmD gene encoding 16S rRNA (guanine(966)-N(2))-methyltransferase RsmD, producing the protein MRVIAGEKRGFPLKSPKGLNTRPTSDKIKGAIFNSLANYVDFIDKKAIDCFAGTGALGIEFLSRGGSYCTFYELNSQSLNCIKDNLKKTDYENKSKVVKGNVITHLTKTSEKYHLFFVDPPYNQGLSQKVIDLVVAKDLLLKDGAIVIETDKKENLDIANHYFILANEKNYGDTKITILLRS
- a CDS encoding nucleotidyltransferase encodes the protein MEKVLGVIIEYNPFHNGHLYHLEKAKELTGCKYVVGVMSGNYVQRGEPAIINKWARTEIALNNGVDLVIELPTVYATQSAEGFAKGAVNILANTGIVTHLVFGSEKGDINSLKAIAQKLLDLEQKGMIKEILKKGISYSEGLKQLLNDEEILKGSNNILAIEYLKEILRKKLPINVDTIKRFNNNYNDPILPQNEIAVASATALRPLIKNNNPTIKKYIPNSSYQILINTLNKQQIPASLDQMSEFFYHLLLREGTEGLKELARVEVGLENRIFQKAIESSNISELIGLVRSKRFAKSRISRIILHFILKLNEELLLESNEYPGNYLRILGCSPEGLNLLKSLKSNCNVPYSLNYNKLLKEFNNGTVEKRQLLFENSATNIYSKFFYKKFTLGLEYTQNAVILT
- the ylbJ gene encoding sporulation integral membrane protein YlbJ → MRKKDILIYLGAFCTVFLAISMVLYPEDAFSAAKDGLNLWFNVVFPALLPFFIAAELLMGVGVVHFMGVLLEPIMRPIFNVPGAGSFVMAVGLASGFPIGSILTGELRHKGLCNKTEGERLMSFTNTADPLFMFGAVAVGMFHKVEYGMLIAAAHYLSSFTVGILMSFYKRNDRSDIKDKFSKKQNILLRALINLKKAREEDGRPIGKLLGDAIRKSVSTMLAIGGFIILFSVLIRVLLKIGLVGFLATILLRFFEPLGATFNLIVAYISGIFEVTIGCQKAAISDVAPLSQLVAVGFIIAFSGISVIAQVASMVSHTDLNIKPFIFARIFHGFFAATYTYLLVKFGIINVLPTSLPVFLTQTPTFSLSFILSRITLLFIPLILLFLFFTIILVYKSIKIAYFTVKN
- the sdaAB gene encoding L-serine ammonia-lyase, iron-sulfur-dependent subunit beta, coding for MSVFDIIGPVMIGPSSSHTAGAVRLGKMARTIANEPISHCDIFLYGSFAKTYKGHGTDLALIAGLLGFDTDDEKIKDSFILARKQQLTYRFIESNKKGYHPNTVEFHIETKSGQRYRIVGSSIGGGNIIITELDNFKVKLTGTYFTLIIPHEDRYGIISKITSEIAKDQVNIAYMRVIREQKGVRALMVIETDQQVSQSCLDNMLKLDGVLKVSFINPI
- the coaD gene encoding pantetheine-phosphate adenylyltransferase; translated protein: MKRAVYPGSFDPITKGHLDIIKRASKIFDEVIVAVATNSSKKPLFTIEERIEIINKVVQDYPNVKVDTFNGLLVEYCSNKEAYVIIKGLRAVSDFEYEFQMASINKKLKENIETLFMMTNTKYSYLSSSLVKEIGRLNGSIEDLVPQEIIPIILKKLNSLQ
- a CDS encoding patatin-like phospholipase family protein, with protein sequence MKKDRPRVGLALGAGAARGLAHIGVLRVLTENNIPIDYIAGTSMGALIGSLYAVGISPNMIEKLATNLSNSSWVDLTLPRKGLIAGERIEEMLRLLTRGCNIEETKIPLKLVATDIKNGERVIIDQGPLYKAIRASISIPGIFKPVEYLDRLLVDGALVDRVPASIVREMGADLVIAVDVNTFKPTIDVHNIFDILLQTFDIMERELVKYKKIDADILIQPKVMDIGAMQFSKVDEGVMAGEEACKKVLSKIKEKLGMEELNEKQ